The Kineothrix sp. MB12-C1 genome includes a window with the following:
- a CDS encoding glycoside hydrolase family 3 C-terminal domain-containing protein has product MIEKKFKRLMALILSGALVLGLTACGNNAGQTESTTETPKTSVNSEETQTELSETPVLYESAYASKAEALQAGLDLNVKISEEGMILFKNEGAALPLASGAKVTLLGYAAIDPNAGASHNVVDASGGAAIAQATVISGMEDAGFALNKTVLDLYTQWASEDVEGAEADEQGNVPKKTSDILVADDFAKASGTDEWKASLGEYGDAAMVVISRGTGEIAKDGRIHSLQLDDEQYDLIDYADANFDKVIVLINSCTPIEIAQIQKNDAVDAILNIGEPGDNGFEVLGRVIAGEVNPSGRTVDTWAVDFTQNPSYEIFNTRTSETAQGEDGNGTMTGYTQYSVNGEPVNTWSVGYEEGIYVGYRYYETRSYEENKSGTEDAWWNTNVNYPFGYGLSYTDFTWEVTPSAAADSTVTKADTLTFDVKVTNTGDVAGKEVVQLYYTAPYGTEETGNDTVIEKSYVVLGDYAKTGMLEPGASEVVQVSIDVSDMASYDDVTDKTYVLDAGTYNVKIAGNAHYGMSSNDASFNYTVAQKELCNEAVTGAEITNALDDVTEGFASEGYTALSRSDFKGTMPDGFEAVKEISEEEYATWDYDDAAYNAYYDAAAIGTPVYETDAANRTADKYSIVLSDLIGADADDERYQELVEQLTLEELAELVNIGGFNSVGVPYIGKPYSRDTDGPKGWTGNYTDTNDRFNYFGSEPMIAATFNKDLLYQMGEIIGEQGLWGNSTVSGGIVYSYTGWYAPGMNIHRSPFDSRVSEYYSEDPFLTGSLAANVSQGAKSKGCYITLKHFAFHNDGGGAMTYRFGPISTGTGMDGLSAWMTEQTAREVYLKGYQQAVEEGEATFAMGSFTRIGKTWCSGSYGVMNQITRDEWGFDGAVVTDIVIYNSCNAYQLIKAGANMMLDAKVYGIEGGVYLDVEEILAMDQDAQNITIHCMQDAAKQILYMVANSNAMQLPKGTKIIYTDTIEVDGEDVAITLADGKVGEAYTSEALNTAVLNTYYAYSDIAYAVEGLPEGMTFDAATGIIGGTPSAAGDYTIKITAEATGYEPASIELPLIVAN; this is encoded by the coding sequence ATGATCGAGAAAAAGTTTAAAAGATTAATGGCTCTGATCTTATCCGGAGCTCTTGTACTTGGTCTTACAGCCTGCGGAAACAATGCGGGACAGACTGAAAGTACAACCGAAACACCGAAAACATCTGTGAATTCAGAAGAAACACAGACAGAGTTATCGGAAACCCCCGTTCTGTATGAGTCTGCATATGCAAGTAAGGCAGAAGCATTACAGGCGGGACTTGATTTAAATGTGAAGATTTCTGAGGAGGGTATGATCCTTTTCAAGAATGAAGGTGCTGCGCTTCCGCTTGCAAGCGGCGCAAAAGTCACGCTGCTTGGTTACGCTGCAATCGATCCGAATGCAGGTGCCAGCCATAACGTCGTTGATGCTTCCGGTGGAGCAGCTATTGCACAGGCTACCGTGATCTCCGGCATGGAAGATGCAGGGTTTGCTCTGAACAAAACAGTCCTTGACCTCTACACCCAGTGGGCATCAGAGGATGTAGAAGGAGCGGAGGCAGATGAGCAAGGGAATGTTCCCAAGAAGACTTCCGATATTCTGGTTGCAGATGATTTTGCAAAAGCTTCCGGGACTGATGAATGGAAAGCATCCCTGGGAGAGTACGGCGATGCGGCTATGGTTGTCATCTCCCGCGGTACCGGTGAGATTGCAAAGGACGGTAGAATTCATTCCCTGCAACTTGATGATGAGCAGTATGATCTGATTGATTATGCAGATGCAAATTTTGATAAAGTTATTGTACTGATAAATAGCTGTACTCCGATTGAAATTGCACAAATTCAAAAAAATGATGCAGTGGATGCGATTCTGAATATCGGCGAGCCCGGCGACAACGGATTTGAGGTGCTGGGGAGAGTTATTGCCGGTGAAGTAAATCCTTCCGGCAGAACGGTCGATACTTGGGCGGTAGATTTTACACAGAACCCGTCTTACGAGATTTTCAACACCAGAACCAGTGAAACTGCACAGGGGGAAGACGGCAACGGCACAATGACCGGTTATACCCAGTACAGTGTAAACGGCGAACCGGTAAATACATGGTCCGTAGGTTATGAAGAAGGCATTTATGTAGGTTACAGATATTATGAAACCAGAAGCTATGAAGAAAACAAATCAGGCACGGAGGATGCATGGTGGAATACGAATGTAAACTATCCCTTCGGTTATGGTCTTTCCTATACTGACTTTACATGGGAAGTTACTCCTTCTGCAGCAGCAGATTCTACGGTGACCAAAGCGGATACTCTGACATTTGACGTCAAAGTAACCAATACCGGAGATGTCGCAGGTAAGGAAGTTGTCCAGTTATATTATACGGCTCCTTACGGCACAGAGGAAACAGGCAATGATACGGTGATTGAAAAATCATATGTTGTTCTCGGAGATTATGCAAAGACAGGTATGCTTGAACCGGGCGCAAGCGAGGTCGTACAGGTTTCCATCGATGTTTCCGATATGGCTTCCTACGATGATGTGACAGATAAGACATATGTTTTGGATGCAGGTACTTATAATGTTAAGATTGCAGGAAATGCTCACTATGGTATGAGCTCCAATGACGCCAGCTTTAATTACACTGTTGCGCAGAAGGAATTGTGCAATGAAGCGGTTACAGGTGCGGAGATTACCAATGCTCTGGACGATGTAACAGAAGGTTTTGCAAGCGAAGGATATACAGCTTTATCCCGCAGTGATTTTAAAGGAACAATGCCGGATGGATTTGAGGCTGTAAAAGAAATCTCTGAAGAGGAATATGCTACATGGGACTATGACGATGCGGCATACAACGCTTATTATGATGCGGCGGCGATCGGCACACCTGTTTATGAGACAGATGCTGCAAATCGTACAGCAGATAAATATTCCATAGTTTTGTCCGATTTGATCGGCGCGGACGCAGACGATGAAAGATATCAGGAATTGGTGGAACAACTGACGTTAGAGGAATTAGCAGAATTAGTCAATATAGGCGGATTCAATTCCGTCGGCGTACCGTATATCGGCAAACCATATTCACGTGATACCGATGGCCCTAAGGGATGGACAGGTAACTACACCGATACAAATGACAGGTTCAACTACTTTGGATCAGAGCCTATGATTGCAGCTACCTTTAATAAAGACCTTCTTTATCAGATGGGAGAAATAATCGGTGAGCAGGGCTTGTGGGGCAACAGCACGGTATCGGGCGGAATCGTATACAGCTATACCGGGTGGTATGCACCGGGTATGAACATTCATCGTTCCCCTTTTGATAGCCGAGTATCAGAGTATTATTCTGAAGATCCTTTCCTGACAGGAAGTCTGGCTGCTAACGTATCTCAGGGTGCAAAATCAAAGGGATGCTATATTACGCTGAAGCATTTTGCATTCCATAATGACGGCGGCGGTGCTATGACATATCGTTTTGGACCTATATCGACCGGTACGGGAATGGATGGTCTGTCCGCATGGATGACAGAGCAGACAGCCAGAGAAGTTTACCTGAAAGGGTATCAGCAAGCAGTAGAAGAAGGCGAAGCTACTTTCGCAATGGGATCCTTTACCAGAATCGGCAAGACGTGGTGTTCTGGAAGCTATGGTGTTATGAACCAGATTACCCGTGACGAGTGGGGATTCGATGGTGCTGTTGTGACGGATATCGTAATATACAATTCCTGTAATGCATATCAGTTGATCAAGGCAGGCGCTAATATGATGTTAGATGCCAAGGTTTATGGTATTGAAGGCGGCGTATATCTGGATGTAGAAGAGATACTTGCTATGGATCAAGATGCACAGAATATTACAATTCACTGTATGCAGGATGCTGCCAAGCAGATCTTGTACATGGTCGCAAACAGTAATGCGATGCAGCTTCCCAAGGGTACGAAGATAATTTATACAGATACCATTGAAGTTGATGGTGAAGATGTTGCTATCACACTGGCAGATGGCAAGGTTGGTGAAGCATATACTTCAGAAGCGTTGAATACTGCTGTTTTAAATACCTACTATGCATATTCTGATATTGCTTATGCGGTAGAAGGATTGCCGGAGGGCATGACTTTTGATGCGGCAACCGGTATTATCGGCGGAACGCCGTCTGCAGCAGGCGACTACACGATTAAGATTACAGCAGAAGCAACGGGTTATGAACCGGCTTCTATTGAGCTTCCGCTTATAGTTGCTAACTAA
- a CDS encoding GHKL domain-containing protein, whose amino-acid sequence MDNNLLDIPRLYTAIAEWAACMVYLLNMQKRFKGKSFCVYALGGLIFQIFFLTVTADVNIIFWIPCMMIAAALMIIFIYFGSEGKWKDAVYIGVQAFVFAEFAASFEWLLHSFFYKGKSQMVSLGIMLLIYGVLYGFYGWLFRHQKLVEGTLDVTFGELGAALLIAVSAFTVSNLSFISMETPFSTSYQGAIAVVRTLVDMGGTAIMYAYYLQRYQFRMKQELAVMQNVIQNHYLQYQMSKESIDFINYKYHDLKHQIALLRAEENPEKRMTFLDRMEEEIHYYEVQNKTGNKVLDSMLTGKSVICENFGISLNCVVDGKLLDFMDIMDICTIFGNALDNAIECEKEVPDKEKRLIHLAVFSQKDFLIMRFENYFEGKLKSSEGEIKTTKTHKSEFHGYGIKSIMHTVKKYGGAVRINVEDKWFKLTILIPFQQKEKYD is encoded by the coding sequence ATGGATAATAACTTGTTGGATATTCCGAGGCTTTATACCGCAATTGCGGAATGGGCGGCTTGCATGGTATATCTCTTGAATATGCAGAAAAGGTTCAAAGGGAAGAGTTTTTGTGTTTATGCATTGGGCGGGCTTATTTTTCAGATATTTTTTCTTACAGTGACAGCCGATGTGAATATTATTTTTTGGATTCCCTGTATGATGATAGCCGCGGCTTTGATGATTATTTTTATTTATTTCGGTTCTGAGGGAAAATGGAAGGATGCGGTTTATATAGGGGTTCAAGCTTTTGTTTTTGCGGAATTTGCTGCATCTTTTGAGTGGCTTTTACATTCTTTTTTTTACAAAGGAAAATCTCAGATGGTCAGTTTGGGTATTATGCTCCTCATTTACGGGGTGCTTTATGGCTTCTATGGCTGGCTGTTTCGGCACCAGAAGCTGGTGGAAGGAACGCTGGATGTGACGTTTGGGGAGCTTGGCGCGGCATTACTGATTGCGGTGTCTGCTTTTACTGTCAGCAATTTAAGTTTTATATCGATGGAAACGCCTTTCAGCACTTCCTATCAGGGAGCGATTGCCGTCGTTCGGACTCTGGTGGATATGGGCGGAACAGCGATTATGTATGCGTACTATTTACAGCGTTACCAGTTTCGCATGAAACAGGAGCTGGCTGTCATGCAGAATGTGATTCAAAATCATTATCTTCAATATCAGATGTCAAAGGAAAGCATTGATTTTATCAATTATAAATATCATGACTTAAAGCATCAGATAGCATTGCTGCGTGCAGAGGAGAATCCTGAAAAACGAATGACTTTCTTGGATAGGATGGAGGAGGAAATCCATTACTACGAGGTGCAGAACAAGACCGGAAATAAGGTGCTGGATTCAATGCTGACCGGTAAAAGCGTAATATGTGAGAATTTTGGGATATCCCTTAACTGTGTGGTGGATGGTAAGCTTTTGGATTTTATGGATATCATGGATATCTGTACAATTTTTGGAAATGCTTTGGACAATGCCATCGAGTGTGAAAAAGAGGTTCCCGATAAGGAAAAAAGGCTGATTCATCTGGCTGTTTTCTCCCAAAAGGACTTTCTGATTATGCGGTTTGAGAATTATTTTGAAGGAAAATTGAAAAGTTCAGAGGGGGAAATTAAGACAACGAAAACTCACAAAAGTGAATTTCACGGTTATGGCATAAAGAGTATTATGCATACAGTGAAGAAATATGGCGGTGCGGTACGTATCAATGTAGAGGATAAATGGTTTAAATTAACAATATTGATACCTTTTCAACAGAAAGAAAAATATGATTGA
- a CDS encoding LytR/AlgR family response regulator transcription factor, translated as MGGLNFMMRIAIVEDEVMYAKQLEGFLHRYEEERQETFDIHLFTDGDEIVENYKAQFDIILLDIQMRFMDGMTTAEAIREVDTEVIIIFITNLRQYAIRGYEVDALDYVVKPISYFAFSERLNRAIKRLKKRTQHTIVIKLRGGIARIDVADIYYVESQNHTLIYHTVGKNIESPGAMKNAEDMLSEFDFYRGNKGYLINLAYVDSVQDGCAVVRGEKLLLSRPRRNGFMEALTSYWGEVK; from the coding sequence ATGGGAGGATTAAATTTTATGATGCGCATTGCAATTGTGGAAGATGAAGTGATGTATGCGAAACAGTTGGAAGGCTTTTTGCATCGGTATGAGGAAGAGAGGCAGGAAACTTTTGATATTCATCTGTTTACGGACGGGGATGAAATTGTAGAGAATTATAAAGCACAGTTTGACATTATCCTCCTGGATATTCAGATGCGGTTTATGGACGGAATGACTACGGCGGAGGCTATCCGCGAGGTGGATACGGAGGTAATCATTATTTTCATCACGAATCTGCGTCAGTATGCTATCCGTGGCTACGAGGTAGATGCGCTGGATTATGTAGTGAAACCCATATCCTATTTTGCTTTTTCCGAACGGCTGAACCGGGCTATCAAGCGGTTGAAAAAAAGAACGCAGCACACCATTGTAATAAAACTTCGGGGGGGGATTGCCCGTATTGATGTGGCGGATATTTATTATGTGGAAAGTCAGAACCATACTCTGATTTACCATACCGTCGGGAAAAATATAGAGTCCCCGGGGGCGATGAAGAATGCGGAGGATATGCTCTCTGAATTTGATTTTTACAGGGGAAATAAGGGATATTTAATTAATTTGGCCTATGTGGATAGTGTGCAGGATGGTTGCGCCGTTGTCAGGGGAGAAAAACTGCTTTTAAGCCGCCCCAGACGAAATGGCTTTATGGAAGCGCTGACAAGCTACTGGGGAGAGGTGAAATAG
- a CDS encoding LacI family DNA-binding transcriptional regulator — protein sequence MVINMAVTIRDVAKRAGTSATTVSKVMNGSYSISQATADRVNQAMEELNYHPNLRARNFAKQSTKTVIFVTLLGKNVGFSNPHMFEIMCGLERALSEKGYSLIVKSITAEETCQYIRKASDTKLADGFVIHASAISCELDELVQEKAIPHLVIGTPNFKSHFCWIDIDNRLAGEIAAKHLLEEGYQSLAFIGGEETDKISMHRLNGVLSILNKHDVIVPRGHVQQGESVCDSGYRMTEQILDSKERPDAIICANNYIAYGCVNALHDKNISIPEDMGIVTFDDYPFSQILKPMLTVVNIDVFDMGMQAGKYILQKIKKPNLYAQSYITFPSVIVREST from the coding sequence ATGGTTATCAATATGGCGGTAACGATCAGGGATGTGGCTAAAAGGGCAGGAACATCGGCGACCACTGTGTCGAAGGTCATGAATGGATCATATTCCATTTCACAGGCCACGGCAGATCGGGTAAACCAGGCGATGGAAGAATTGAATTATCATCCGAATCTGCGCGCACGGAATTTTGCGAAGCAGTCGACAAAGACTGTTATCTTTGTGACACTGTTAGGAAAAAATGTGGGGTTTTCCAATCCCCATATGTTCGAAATCATGTGCGGACTGGAGCGAGCCTTATCGGAAAAAGGGTATTCACTCATCGTAAAAAGCATTACGGCGGAGGAAACCTGTCAATATATAAGAAAAGCGTCGGATACAAAGCTGGCGGACGGATTTGTAATTCATGCCTCCGCCATATCTTGTGAGCTGGACGAGCTTGTTCAGGAAAAGGCCATTCCCCATCTGGTCATAGGAACCCCTAATTTTAAAAGCCATTTCTGCTGGATAGACATTGATAATCGTCTGGCGGGAGAGATAGCGGCAAAGCATTTGCTGGAGGAGGGCTACCAGTCTCTGGCTTTTATCGGCGGTGAAGAAACGGACAAAATCTCAATGCACCGTTTGAACGGAGTGCTTTCTATCCTGAATAAGCATGATGTAATTGTTCCCAGAGGACATGTGCAACAGGGAGAATCTGTCTGCGACAGCGGTTACCGTATGACGGAGCAGATATTGGATAGTAAGGAAAGACCTGATGCAATCATATGTGCCAATAACTATATTGCGTATGGCTGTGTGAATGCATTGCACGATAAAAATATTTCCATACCAGAGGATATGGGAATTGTCACATTCGATGATTACCCGTTTTCCCAAATATTGAAACCGATGCTTACGGTAGTTAATATCGATGTCTTTGATATGGGTATGCAGGCAGGAAAATATATTCTGCAAAAAATAAAGAAACCCAATCTTTATGCACAGTCATATATTACCTTTCCTTCGGTAATTGTAAGGGAGTCAACTTAG
- a CDS encoding glycoside hydrolase family 13 protein — protein sequence MNRSAVLHIPMSQYAYGTDETHVTIRIRTGRDDIKKCTLFYGDRACRLTPVIFNQKEMHLEAQSELHDYYQVDLEEPYKRLCYYFELDDGTERIYYYGDQFSECTVDDRSEYFQLPFNHRADIVRPPSWVKDAVIYNIFPDSFATGKAYISGEETEKPFLGLTTRGKLGGTIRGITENVKYLKELGVNAIYINPIFAAGEYHKYDLIDYFHVDPCFGSNDDFRLLVERFHDNGIRVIIDGVFNHCGWKFFAFEDVVQKGEDSEYKDWFYGLQFPVVRPDDPEDYPNYECFGYERLMPKLNTANPEVEEYFCRVGCYWMEEFHIDGWRLDVASEVNDAFWRRFYREIKSVNPEAVLIGEVWESANHWLDGTIFDSAMNYDFRKHCKRFFGEQSIDAGEFDSRVTDMRMRYRSQTVYAQLNVLDSHDASRFLSLCGNDKRRYRLAVLFQMTFPGMPSVFYGDEAGITGVLEEEYRQPMPWGERDESFDFFQRAIKLRTQECALRSGGFRTLLAEKASRLYIYERYNEKERITVAVNMEDRTLDLPEDILKRAVKGKILLSEGLHENMLYAKGYAVLKTEEIG from the coding sequence ATGAACAGGAGTGCGGTATTACATATCCCCATGTCCCAGTATGCTTACGGGACTGACGAAACCCATGTAACGATCAGAATACGGACCGGAAGAGATGATATTAAAAAGTGTACCTTGTTTTACGGAGACAGGGCATGCAGGCTGACGCCGGTAATCTTCAATCAAAAGGAAATGCATTTGGAAGCGCAGTCCGAGCTTCATGATTATTATCAGGTCGATCTGGAAGAGCCGTATAAACGCTTATGTTATTACTTCGAACTGGATGACGGGACGGAGCGGATATATTATTATGGAGATCAGTTCAGCGAGTGTACGGTGGATGACCGGTCGGAATACTTTCAGTTGCCCTTTAATCATAGGGCGGACATCGTTCGCCCGCCGTCATGGGTGAAGGATGCAGTTATTTATAATATTTTTCCGGACAGCTTCGCAACGGGAAAAGCTTATATAAGCGGAGAGGAGACCGAGAAGCCGTTCCTGGGACTGACCACGAGAGGAAAACTGGGAGGAACTATTCGGGGCATCACAGAGAATGTGAAATATTTAAAGGAACTGGGAGTGAATGCCATCTATATCAATCCGATCTTTGCTGCGGGAGAATATCATAAGTATGATTTGATTGATTACTTTCATGTAGACCCGTGCTTTGGGAGTAACGATGACTTCCGTCTGCTTGTGGAGAGGTTCCACGATAACGGAATCCGCGTAATTATCGATGGAGTATTCAATCATTGCGGCTGGAAGTTCTTTGCCTTTGAGGATGTGGTGCAGAAGGGGGAAGATTCCGAGTATAAAGATTGGTTTTATGGATTGCAGTTCCCTGTAGTCAGGCCGGATGACCCGGAGGACTATCCCAATTATGAATGTTTCGGCTATGAACGGCTGATGCCGAAGCTGAATACGGCAAATCCGGAAGTGGAGGAATATTTCTGCCGAGTGGGATGTTATTGGATGGAGGAATTCCATATTGACGGTTGGAGACTGGATGTGGCCAGTGAAGTAAACGATGCCTTTTGGAGAAGGTTTTACCGGGAGATTAAAAGTGTGAATCCGGAAGCGGTTTTAATCGGAGAAGTGTGGGAAAGTGCTAATCATTGGCTGGATGGCACGATTTTTGATTCCGCAATGAACTATGATTTCCGCAAGCACTGTAAACGTTTCTTCGGAGAACAGTCGATAGATGCCGGAGAGTTTGACAGCAGAGTGACCGATATGAGGATGCGATACAGGAGCCAGACCGTTTATGCACAGTTGAATGTGCTGGACAGCCACGATGCCAGCAGATTTTTATCCTTATGCGGGAATGATAAGAGGAGATACCGGCTTGCGGTTCTGTTTCAGATGACGTTCCCGGGTATGCCTTCTGTTTTTTACGGAGATGAAGCGGGAATTACAGGAGTTTTGGAAGAAGAATACCGTCAGCCCATGCCCTGGGGGGAGAGAGATGAGTCGTTCGATTTTTTTCAAAGAGCAATAAAGCTCAGAACTCAGGAATGCGCCTTAAGGAGCGGCGGATTCCGTACGCTTTTGGCTGAGAAGGCGAGCAGACTTTATATTTATGAAAGATATAATGAAAAGGAAAGAATTACTGTGGCTGTCAATATGGAAGACAGAACGTTGGATTTACCGGAGGATATACTGAAAAGAGCCGTAAAAGGGAAAATACTGTTAAGTGAAGGCCTGCATGAAAATATGCTGTATGCAAAGGGATATGCAGTTCTGAAGACGGAAGAAATAGGTTGA
- a CDS encoding sugar ABC transporter permease yields the protein MKKKIREGMILTAVNLFFIILCFFILVPVLYALSVSLNADNSLLSSDFSFLPKRLTLQNYRAVFVEKPILLWLKNSLILAGATLVISLGTGIPAAYVFSRKRFPGRKAVLKMLILLYAFPSLLSMTALYKLLVPLELINTRTGLIIVYTGTMAVFALWNMKGYFDTIPVEIEEAARIDGATPLQLVRKIVLPLAKPTIAVTVMMVLIYVWNEYIFAINFMLGSDTYTLAAGLYSLQATEMSGSWPVFAAASITVSVPILIIFFLLQKNMAAGLTSGGVKG from the coding sequence ATGAAGAAAAAAATAAGAGAAGGAATGATACTGACCGCAGTTAATCTCTTTTTTATTATCCTGTGCTTCTTTATTCTTGTTCCTGTGCTCTATGCGCTTTCGGTTTCTTTGAATGCGGATAACAGCCTGCTCAGCTCGGATTTCTCCTTTTTGCCGAAACGTTTGACTTTGCAAAATTACAGGGCAGTGTTTGTGGAAAAGCCGATTCTGCTATGGCTTAAGAATAGTCTGATACTGGCAGGAGCGACCCTTGTAATATCGCTTGGAACAGGGATACCTGCAGCCTACGTCTTTTCCAGGAAGAGGTTCCCGGGAAGAAAGGCTGTTCTGAAAATGCTGATTCTGCTCTATGCCTTTCCGTCTTTGCTGTCCATGACTGCGCTTTATAAGCTTCTCGTACCCCTGGAACTGATCAATACGCGAACGGGCCTTATCATTGTGTATACGGGAACTATGGCAGTGTTCGCGCTGTGGAACATGAAAGGTTATTTCGATACGATTCCGGTGGAGATCGAGGAGGCAGCAAGAATTGACGGGGCAACACCCTTGCAGCTCGTAAGAAAAATCGTATTACCGCTGGCAAAACCTACAATTGCGGTTACGGTTATGATGGTACTGATTTACGTATGGAATGAATATATTTTTGCCATTAATTTTATGCTTGGTTCCGATACCTATACATTAGCGGCAGGGCTTTATTCCCTGCAAGCGACGGAGATGAGCGGAAGCTGGCCGGTATTCGCGGCGGCATCCATCACAGTATCCGTCCCCATCTTAATCATATTTTTTCTATTACAAAAAAATATGGCTGCCGGCCTTACTTCGGGAGGAGTAAAGGGTTGA
- a CDS encoding carbohydrate ABC transporter permease, with protein sequence MNAQLLSVKKKRKNAVFSYLWSAPSLLLILLIVIFPILYTGYISLTNMNVYHWNDFEIIGLENYKDALLVLDNGFVGAFVFTVLWTVVNMAVQLFAAFILASLLNIKKLRLRNVYKTLLIFPWAMPGYVSILLWKTGMFNSQFGLLNQWLDDFGLRPIRWLNSDGMAFICCTVVNLWLALPFMITIIDGALQSIEKSYYESAVLDGASWLARTRYITLPMIKPIIAPSVVITTFTTFKQFDIIYLLTQQVGSKTGADIHTILTYAYEKAFITNNYGYSSAVSMIIFAILILVSLGTNIRPKEKEAG encoded by the coding sequence ATGAACGCACAATTGTTATCTGTAAAAAAGAAAAGAAAGAATGCAGTATTTTCATACTTATGGTCGGCTCCGTCGCTGCTGCTGATCCTTCTGATTGTAATTTTTCCGATATTGTACACCGGATATATTTCTTTGACCAATATGAACGTCTATCATTGGAATGACTTTGAAATCATCGGTCTTGAAAATTATAAAGATGCGCTGCTCGTACTGGACAACGGGTTTGTGGGAGCCTTTGTTTTCACGGTGCTGTGGACAGTGGTAAATATGGCAGTACAGCTTTTTGCCGCATTTATTCTGGCAAGCCTTTTGAATATAAAGAAGTTAAGGCTCAGGAATGTCTATAAAACACTTTTAATCTTTCCGTGGGCGATGCCGGGCTATGTATCCATTTTGCTCTGGAAAACGGGAATGTTCAACTCTCAGTTCGGCCTTTTGAATCAATGGCTGGATGACTTCGGGCTTAGACCGATACGCTGGCTAAACAGCGACGGGATGGCATTTATCTGCTGTACGGTAGTGAATCTCTGGCTGGCGCTGCCGTTTATGATCACAATCATTGACGGAGCACTGCAGAGCATCGAAAAAAGCTATTATGAAAGTGCGGTATTGGACGGAGCAAGCTGGCTTGCGCGCACCCGGTATATAACGTTGCCTATGATAAAGCCTATTATTGCGCCCTCGGTAGTTATTACGACCTTTACCACCTTTAAGCAATTTGATATCATCTATCTTTTGACGCAGCAGGTGGGCTCTAAGACGGGAGCGGACATACATACCATACTTACTTATGCCTATGAAAAAGCGTTTATCACCAATAACTATGGTTATAGCTCCGCAGTTTCCATGATTATTTTTGCAATACTGATTTTAGTCTCGCTCGGTACGAATATAAGACCGAAAGAAAAGGAGGCGGGTTAA